A part of Geotrypetes seraphini chromosome 9, aGeoSer1.1, whole genome shotgun sequence genomic DNA contains:
- the TTC14 gene encoding tetratricopeptide repeat protein 14 isoform X1 — protein MDWDLLRQCLAAHGPSLLSLLRCEQNETLPFRSLLGDVSRGPPGRKEKRVDNIEIQQFIARKADLLFSVSWKPTTAATSEAREETEDLYAIMPPLEQFMEVPVRDKRELFFRDLERGDVVIGRISSIREFGFFIVLVCLGSGIVRDVALLEITALCPLRDVPSHGSHGDPLSYYQIGDLIQAAVKDIDRYHEKVTVSLHSAALPSHLSSLKLGVISSEDLPVHYKQSAAVASSNSQIYEKTLEQSLGFANPSTVEFLLGKLGISESDPPSLMRGLQRTHFNDEDYASTLRKKQSASWALKCVKSGVDHFKMGRHVEAMNEYNRALEIDAKNVEALVARGALYATNGSLNKAIDDFEVALENCQTHRNARKYLCQTLVVRGGQLEEEDKLLNAESYYKKALTVDETFQEAEDALVKLRQRIQKSLEKREKQAERQAEKEDKQKQKRVETSAEKLRKLLKEEKRLRKKRRRSTSSSSASSESTSNVSHSSSSSSSSSSSSSSSSSSSSSSGHKKHKKRRRTYSESSTHSMKRSSNVSSHQKDYNSNDGWYPPPANTSASFLNQKKEMEKLLERQDRLVCQKAAVEQKVRSRSSSSVEILETTGGRSEESKGSYNSSKTWASGSRKASDVRAERLVSCRRDSTGSSNTKSGEKQMRDDKELEEGKGHGASESSHEKHIPFLTERYKHVQYTEPYASSKKKTHPGGCEFIPNEYPRKDHRDSEGRSRENLNAEDLEEQIPHNQKGYGETSVKKNLPQNLLNIFSQIAEFEKLKGNKQKNK, from the exons gaaagaaaagagagtcGATAATATTGAGATACAACAGTTTATTGCAAGAAAAGCAGATctccttttttctgtttcctgGAAGCCTACTACTGCAGCAACCTCTGAAGCAAGGGAAGAGACTGAAG ATTTATATGCCATCATGCCACCACTGGAGCAGTTCATGGAAGTTCCCGTAAGGGACAAGCGAGAGTTGTTTTTCCGAGACCTGGAACGTGGTGATGTCGTGATTGGACGAATCAGTTCCATTCGAGAATTTGGGTTTTTCATTGTGCTGGTCTGTCTAGGCAGTGGGATTGTCAGAGATGTGGCACTGCTAGAGATCACT GCTCTTTGCCCACTAAGAGATGTGCCTTCCCATGGTAGCCATGGTGATCCGTTGTCATATTATCAAATTGGAGATCTTATACAAG CTGCAGTCAAGGATATCGATCGCTATCATGAAAAGGTTACTGTGTCTTTGCACAGTGCAGCTCTTCCATCTCATCTCTCGTCTCTTAAATTGGGAGTAATTAGTTCTGAAGACCTGCCTGTACATTACAA GCAAAGTGCTGCTGTGGCCAGCAGTAATTCACAAATTTATGAAAAGACATTGGAACAGTCCTTGGGATTTGCTAATCCATCCACAGTTGAATTCCTGCTAGGGAAGCTGGGAATAAGTGAATCTGACCCACCATCGCTGATGAGGGGCCTGCAAAG GACACATTTCAATGACGAGGATTATGCTTCTACATTACGGAAAAAACAATCTGCTTCTTGGGCATTGAAATG CGTGAAGAGCGGGGTTGACCATTTTAAAATGGGACGTCACGTAGAGGCAATGAATGAGTACAACAGAGCCTTGGAAATAGATGCTAAAAATGTTGAAGCTTTGGTGGCTCGAGGTGCACT CTACGCCACAAATGGAAGCTTAAATAAAGCAATAGATGATTTTGAAGTTGCATTAGAAAACTGTCAAACTCATCGAAATGCAAGGAAATACCTTTGCCAGACTCTTGTCGTACGAGGAGGGCA GTTAGAGGAGGAAGATAAGCTGTTAAATGCTGAAAGTTATTACAAGAAAGCTTTGACAGTGGATGAGACCTTTCAGGAAGCAGAAGATGCACTGGTGAAACTCCGTCAGCGCATACAG AAATCtttggaaaaaagagaaaaacaagcagaaagacaagctgaaaaggaagacaaacagaaacaaaagagAGTAGAAACAAGTGCAGAAAAACTGCGTAAGctgttaaaagaagaaaaaag GTtgagaaagaaaaggagaagatCAACGTCCTCATCTTCTGCTTCAAGTGAATCCACCTCTAATGTATcgcattcctcctcctcctcttcctcttcctcctcctcctcctcttcctcttcttcctcctcatcCTCTTCTGGTCACAAAAAGcacaagaaaaggaggaggacatATTCTGAGTCCTCTACCCATTCCATGAAGCGTTCATCTAATGTTTCTTCACATCAGAAAGACTACAATTCAAATGATGGATGGTACCCACCCCCTGCCAATACTTCTGCTTCTTTCCTTAACCAAAAGAAGGAGATGGAAAAATTACTAGAGCGGCAAGATAGATTAGTTTGTCAAAAGGCAGCTGTAGAACAGAAAGTAAGGAGCCGCTCTTCATCTTCAGTTGAGATCTTGGAAACCACTGGAGGTAGGTCTGAAGAGTCAAAGGGTTCTTATAACAGCTCTAAGACGTGGGCCAGTGGCAGCAGAAAGGCAAGTGATGTAAGAGCAGAGAGACTTGTATCATGCAGGAGGGATTCCACAGGTTCCTCTAATACTAAATCAGGTGAAAAACAGATGAGGGATGACAAAGAGCTGGAGGAAGGAAAAGGGCATGGAGCATCTGAGTCCAGTCATGAAAAGCATATACCTTTTTTGACTGAAAGGTATAAGCATGTCCAATACACTGAACCATATGCATCCAGTAAAAAGAAAACTCATCCGGGTGGATGTGAATTTATTCCAAATGAATATCCAAGAAAAGATCATAGAGATAGTGAAGGTAGATCGAGAGAAAATCTTAACGCTGAGGATCTTGAGGAACAAATACCACATAATCAGAAAGGATATGGTGAGACATCTGTCAAAAAAAACTTGCCCCAGAATTTGCTAAATATATTCAGTCAGATTGCTGAATTTGAGAAATTAaaaggaaataaacaaaaaaacaaataa
- the TTC14 gene encoding tetratricopeptide repeat protein 14 isoform X2, whose translation MPPLEQFMEVPVRDKRELFFRDLERGDVVIGRISSIREFGFFIVLVCLGSGIVRDVALLEITALCPLRDVPSHGSHGDPLSYYQIGDLIQAAVKDIDRYHEKVTVSLHSAALPSHLSSLKLGVISSEDLPVHYKQSAAVASSNSQIYEKTLEQSLGFANPSTVEFLLGKLGISESDPPSLMRGLQRTHFNDEDYASTLRKKQSASWALKCVKSGVDHFKMGRHVEAMNEYNRALEIDAKNVEALVARGALYATNGSLNKAIDDFEVALENCQTHRNARKYLCQTLVVRGGQLEEEDKLLNAESYYKKALTVDETFQEAEDALVKLRQRIQKSLEKREKQAERQAEKEDKQKQKRVETSAEKLRKLLKEEKRLRKKRRRSTSSSSASSESTSNVSHSSSSSSSSSSSSSSSSSSSSSSGHKKHKKRRRTYSESSTHSMKRSSNVSSHQKDYNSNDGWYPPPANTSASFLNQKKEMEKLLERQDRLVCQKAAVEQKVRSRSSSSVEILETTGGRSEESKGSYNSSKTWASGSRKASDVRAERLVSCRRDSTGSSNTKSGEKQMRDDKELEEGKGHGASESSHEKHIPFLTERYKHVQYTEPYASSKKKTHPGGCEFIPNEYPRKDHRDSEGRSRENLNAEDLEEQIPHNQKGYGETSVKKNLPQNLLNIFSQIAEFEKLKGNKQKNK comes from the exons ATGCCACCACTGGAGCAGTTCATGGAAGTTCCCGTAAGGGACAAGCGAGAGTTGTTTTTCCGAGACCTGGAACGTGGTGATGTCGTGATTGGACGAATCAGTTCCATTCGAGAATTTGGGTTTTTCATTGTGCTGGTCTGTCTAGGCAGTGGGATTGTCAGAGATGTGGCACTGCTAGAGATCACT GCTCTTTGCCCACTAAGAGATGTGCCTTCCCATGGTAGCCATGGTGATCCGTTGTCATATTATCAAATTGGAGATCTTATACAAG CTGCAGTCAAGGATATCGATCGCTATCATGAAAAGGTTACTGTGTCTTTGCACAGTGCAGCTCTTCCATCTCATCTCTCGTCTCTTAAATTGGGAGTAATTAGTTCTGAAGACCTGCCTGTACATTACAA GCAAAGTGCTGCTGTGGCCAGCAGTAATTCACAAATTTATGAAAAGACATTGGAACAGTCCTTGGGATTTGCTAATCCATCCACAGTTGAATTCCTGCTAGGGAAGCTGGGAATAAGTGAATCTGACCCACCATCGCTGATGAGGGGCCTGCAAAG GACACATTTCAATGACGAGGATTATGCTTCTACATTACGGAAAAAACAATCTGCTTCTTGGGCATTGAAATG CGTGAAGAGCGGGGTTGACCATTTTAAAATGGGACGTCACGTAGAGGCAATGAATGAGTACAACAGAGCCTTGGAAATAGATGCTAAAAATGTTGAAGCTTTGGTGGCTCGAGGTGCACT CTACGCCACAAATGGAAGCTTAAATAAAGCAATAGATGATTTTGAAGTTGCATTAGAAAACTGTCAAACTCATCGAAATGCAAGGAAATACCTTTGCCAGACTCTTGTCGTACGAGGAGGGCA GTTAGAGGAGGAAGATAAGCTGTTAAATGCTGAAAGTTATTACAAGAAAGCTTTGACAGTGGATGAGACCTTTCAGGAAGCAGAAGATGCACTGGTGAAACTCCGTCAGCGCATACAG AAATCtttggaaaaaagagaaaaacaagcagaaagacaagctgaaaaggaagacaaacagaaacaaaagagAGTAGAAACAAGTGCAGAAAAACTGCGTAAGctgttaaaagaagaaaaaag GTtgagaaagaaaaggagaagatCAACGTCCTCATCTTCTGCTTCAAGTGAATCCACCTCTAATGTATcgcattcctcctcctcctcttcctcttcctcctcctcctcctcttcctcttcttcctcctcatcCTCTTCTGGTCACAAAAAGcacaagaaaaggaggaggacatATTCTGAGTCCTCTACCCATTCCATGAAGCGTTCATCTAATGTTTCTTCACATCAGAAAGACTACAATTCAAATGATGGATGGTACCCACCCCCTGCCAATACTTCTGCTTCTTTCCTTAACCAAAAGAAGGAGATGGAAAAATTACTAGAGCGGCAAGATAGATTAGTTTGTCAAAAGGCAGCTGTAGAACAGAAAGTAAGGAGCCGCTCTTCATCTTCAGTTGAGATCTTGGAAACCACTGGAGGTAGGTCTGAAGAGTCAAAGGGTTCTTATAACAGCTCTAAGACGTGGGCCAGTGGCAGCAGAAAGGCAAGTGATGTAAGAGCAGAGAGACTTGTATCATGCAGGAGGGATTCCACAGGTTCCTCTAATACTAAATCAGGTGAAAAACAGATGAGGGATGACAAAGAGCTGGAGGAAGGAAAAGGGCATGGAGCATCTGAGTCCAGTCATGAAAAGCATATACCTTTTTTGACTGAAAGGTATAAGCATGTCCAATACACTGAACCATATGCATCCAGTAAAAAGAAAACTCATCCGGGTGGATGTGAATTTATTCCAAATGAATATCCAAGAAAAGATCATAGAGATAGTGAAGGTAGATCGAGAGAAAATCTTAACGCTGAGGATCTTGAGGAACAAATACCACATAATCAGAAAGGATATGGTGAGACATCTGTCAAAAAAAACTTGCCCCAGAATTTGCTAAATATATTCAGTCAGATTGCTGAATTTGAGAAATTAaaaggaaataaacaaaaaaacaaataa